In the Streptomyces sp. NBC_00193 genome, GTACGACAAGACCCTCAAGGTCGGTCCGTACAACTTCGGCTTCGCCAACACGAAGCCGAACTGGGTCGAGCACTACGCCTACCAGGACGGTCTCCTGATCTGGCAGTGGGACACCTCCCAGAAGGACAACAACACCAGCCAGCACCCCGGCTCCGGTCTGATCCTTCCGATCGACGCCAACGCCAAGCCGATGAAGTGGTCGGACGGCACCCTGCTGCGCAACAAGATCCAGCCGTACGACGCCGCCTTCAGCGCGTACAAGACGGACGCGATCACCCTGCACAAGAACGGCCAGGAGCTCTTCCTGAAGCCGAAGCCCGCGCAGCTCGTCTTCGACGACCACAAGGGCAAGTACTTCTACGACGAGAACCCGACCGGCTCGGTGAAGGTCACTGACACCAACACCAAGATCAAGATCGTGAAGGAGACCTACGACGGTCTCGTCATGACGGTCGAGGTCGGCCCCTCCGTCAAGTAATTCAGTAAAACCGCAGGTCAAAGCATGATCGGCCGTCGCCCTCTAGCGGGCGGCGGCCGTTCGCGTTTAGATGCGTGAGCTGAGTTTCTTATTGACGGGGGAGATGAAGACATGCCCGGTGGAGGTTTCGTCCGATTGCCAGGCGGCAGCGTGGTCGTCGCGCTCACGCTGCCCAGACCGCTCCTGAAGGGGCCCGTCGCAGGTGGAATCGCGGGCGGTTTCGCAGGCGGCACCGAAGGTGGAAACGTCCGCGTGCTGGTGCACGCGGTGAACCGGGCCCGCGCCCTGACCAGGCTGCGGAACCTCGGACTGCGAGCCGTCTACCTGCGCGGCAACGCCGAACCGCCCACCCCGGACGAGATCACCGCCGTCCTGCACCACCCCGACGGCCTGCTGTGGCGCTCCGCGCCCGACCGGGCGGCGGAGCTGTGGCACCCGATCAGGGCCCTGCTGGGGTGACCACGGGGGTCCCGCTCAGCTCCACCCCGGCCTCCCGGAGCTCGGCCAGGGCGCGCGTCGTGGTGTGCGGGGCCACTCCGGCCGTCAGGTCGAGCAGCACGTGGGTGCGGAAGCCCGCGCGGGCCGCGTCCAGGGCGGTGGCCTTGACGCAGTGGTCGGTGGCGATGCCGACCACGTCGACCTCGGTGACCTGCCGGTCGCGCAGCCACTGCGCGAGCCCGAGACCGTTCTCGTCCGCGCCCTCGAAGCCGCTGTACGCGGCCTCGTACGCCCCCTTGTCGAAGACGGCGGCGACGGCCCCCGAGGCGACGGCGGGAGCGAAGTTCGGGTGGAAGCCCACGCCCTCGGTCCCGGCGACGCAGTGCACCGGCCAGGAGGTCTCGTAGTCCGGCTGGGCCGGGGGGTGCGCGAAGTGGGACCCGGGGTCGACGTGGTGGTCGCGGGTGGCGACGACGTGCCGGTAGCCGGCGGTGGCCTGGCCGATGAGCTCGGTGATGGCGGCCGCGATGTCGGCTCCGCCGGTGACCGCGAGGCTGCCGCCCTCGCAGAAGTCGTTCTGTACGTCGACGACGATCAGTGCGCGGTGCATGTCCGGTGCCCTTCGGTTGGGTGGTGTGGTCCTGGTGCGGCGGCGTGGGCCCTGCGGGGCCTTTCCCCCACCCCGCCCCTTCCCGAAACTGGAGCCCGACGCCGGGTAAATCCAGCCCCTCCGGCGTTTGAGGAGCGGGGTCCGGGGCGGAGCCCCGGGGAACGGCGGAAGGGTGGGTAGGGGACAGCCCCGCAGGGCCCGCCCCTACCCCAGGGGGCTACGCGTACTCGGTCGGGATCACGGCCTCGCCCCGCGACAGCTGCGTCGCGGAGAGGGGCAGGCCCGCCAGGGCCTCGCGGTGGCGGTCACGGGCCGTCTCCAGGGACTCGCGGGCCACGACCTCGCCGCCCTTGACCAGCTCCACGAGGAGCTGCTTGTCCGCCAGCGCGGAGGGCACCGGCCCGGTCCCCAGGACCTCCGCCTCCGCGACCCCCTCGGCGTCGACCCGCCGGGCGGCCCACTTGCGGCCGCCGACGGAGGTCTTGCCGCCCGAGGACTTCTTCGCCACCGACACCAGCGGCGCCTTCGGATCGGCCGAGGCGGCCCGCGCCACCAGCTTGTAGACCATCGAGCACGTCGGGTGCCCGCTGCCCGTCACCAGCTGGGTGCCGACCCCGTACGCGTCCACCGGGGCGGCCGCCAGCGAGGCGATGGCGTACTCGTCCAGGTCCGAGGTCACCACGATCTTCGTCGCGGTCGCCCCCAGCTCGTCGAGCTGCTGCCGCACCCGGTGCGCGACCAGCAGCAGGTCCCCGGAGTCGATCCGGACGGCGCCCAGGTCCGTCCCGGCCACCTCCACGGCCGTCCGGACGGCCTCCGCCACGTCGTAGGTGTCCACCAGCAGCGTGGTGCCGCTGCCCAGCGAGGCCACCTGGGCGGTGAAGGCGTCCCGCTCGCTGTCGTGCAGCAGGGTGAAGGCGTGCGCGCTCGTACCGACCGTCGGGATCCCGTACCGGAATCCGGCCGCCAGGTCCGAGGTCGAGGTGAAACCGCCGACGTACGCGGCACGGGCCGAGGCGACGGCCGCCAGCTCGTGCGTGCGCCGGGCGCCCATCTCGATCAGCGGCCGGCCGCCCGCGGCCGAGGACATCCGGGAGGCGGCCGCGGCGATCGCGGAGTCGTGGTTGAGGATCGAAAGGATCACAGTCTCCAGCAGCACGCACTCGGCGAAGCTGCCCTCGACGCGCAGGACCGGTGAGCCGGGGAAGTAGACCTCGCCCTCCGGGTAGCCCCAGATGTCGCCGGAGAAGCGGTACGAGGCGAGCCAGTCGAGGGTGCGGGCGTCGATGACGGCCCGCTCGCGCAGGAACTCCAGTACCGCGCCGTCGAAGCGGAAGTTCTCCACCGCGTCGAGCACCCGGCCGGTCCCCGCGATCACCCCGTAGCGGCGCCCCTCGGGGAGCCGCCGGGTGAACACCTCGAAGACCGAACGGCGGTCGGCCGTGCCGTTGGCCAGCGCGGCCTGCAACATCGTGAGCTCGTAATGGTCCGTGAAGAGCGCTGTCGACGGCACGTCCACCGGCAGGCCCAGGTCCGCAGGGTTCATGCGACGGATGCTAGCGCACATCTCGTCAAAGTGACGAGATGTAGGGGCCCGTTTGTGCGACGGACCCCTGTCAGTGGCAGCATGGGACAAGTGAGTGTTGCTCCCATTGAGATCGAACGCACCGAATCGGCCGAAGAGACCTTCGCGGTCCCCGAACCCGACGTCCCGTGGGTGACCCTGGTGCACAACGACCCGGTCAACCTCATGAGCTACGTGACGTACGTGTTCCAGGCGTACTTCGGCTACTCCAAGGACAAGGCGAACAAGCTGATGATGGACGTCCACCACAAGGGTCGGGCGGTCGTCTCCAGCGGCAGCCGCGAGGAGATGGAACGGGACGTGCAGGCCATGCACGGCTACGGCCTCTGGGCGACCATGTCCCAGGACCGCAACTGATGGGCGGCGTGTTCGAGCCCCTGAAGGGCGGCGGGGCCGCCATCGCGCTGGACGAGATCGAGATCTCGATCCTGCGCTCCCTGGCCGTGCAGCTGCTGGAGCTCATCGGCCCCGGCGAACCGGAGCCCGATCCGGACGCCGAC is a window encoding:
- a CDS encoding nicotinate phosphoribosyltransferase is translated as MNPADLGLPVDVPSTALFTDHYELTMLQAALANGTADRRSVFEVFTRRLPEGRRYGVIAGTGRVLDAVENFRFDGAVLEFLRERAVIDARTLDWLASYRFSGDIWGYPEGEVYFPGSPVLRVEGSFAECVLLETVILSILNHDSAIAAAASRMSSAAGGRPLIEMGARRTHELAAVASARAAYVGGFTSTSDLAAGFRYGIPTVGTSAHAFTLLHDSERDAFTAQVASLGSGTTLLVDTYDVAEAVRTAVEVAGTDLGAVRIDSGDLLLVAHRVRQQLDELGATATKIVVTSDLDEYAIASLAAAPVDAYGVGTQLVTGSGHPTCSMVYKLVARAASADPKAPLVSVAKKSSGGKTSVGGRKWAARRVDAEGVAEAEVLGTGPVPSALADKQLLVELVKGGEVVARESLETARDRHREALAGLPLSATQLSRGEAVIPTEYA
- a CDS encoding nicotinamidase, translating into MHRALIVVDVQNDFCEGGSLAVTGGADIAAAITELIGQATAGYRHVVATRDHHVDPGSHFAHPPAQPDYETSWPVHCVAGTEGVGFHPNFAPAVASGAVAAVFDKGAYEAAYSGFEGADENGLGLAQWLRDRQVTEVDVVGIATDHCVKATALDAARAGFRTHVLLDLTAGVAPHTTTRALAELREAGVELSGTPVVTPAGP
- the clpS gene encoding ATP-dependent Clp protease adapter ClpS, with the protein product MGQVSVAPIEIERTESAEETFAVPEPDVPWVTLVHNDPVNLMSYVTYVFQAYFGYSKDKANKLMMDVHHKGRAVVSSGSREEMERDVQAMHGYGLWATMSQDRN